The genomic stretch ATTCTAGAAAAGTTTGAGACTCTTCCTGGTTCGGTCCGATTGTATCCGGGCCACGATTATTTTAAGAATAATCTACGCTTCAGTCTGAATATTGATCCTAAAAACCTTGCTGCCAAAACTGCTCTGTCAAAAGTCGAATCTCTTAAAGAGAACGAAGAATTCTGGACCACATCCTTTTCGGAAGAAAGACAATTCAGTCCCTTCTTCTTAGCGTTTCGTCCGGAAGAAAATCTTGTACAGGGAATTAAGAAATCAACCGGTAACGAGTCCATTCCTTCGGACCCAAAATCACTCTTTCTTGCCTTGAGATCTCTTAGAGATAAATGGTAATTACTCATGAAAAAATATGATATTCTAGTCATCGGCTCCGGTGGCGGGACCAAACTAGTCACTCCTCCTTCTAAACTCGGATATAAAGTAGCGATCTTAGAAAAGGACCGTTTAGGCGGAACCTGTCTGAACCGAGGATGCATTCCTTCTAAGATGATCATCTATCCTGCGGAGATACTCGCTCTGGCGAAAGATGCCTCTCGATTTCAATTGGATATTCCCGGTCCTCGCAAAGTAGATTTCAAAACCTTGATCGAAAGAGTTTCTGCAACGGTAGACGCTGACTCGGACAGTATCATTCCTGCCTATGAGAAGAATCCGAATATAGATTATTATCCTTATGAAGGAAGATTTGTAGAAAATAAAGTAGTTCGAGTGAATGGAGAGCTTCTTACTGCAGATCGGATCTTTATTGCGGCTGGTTGCAGACCCAGTATCCCCGATATCCCTGGTCTAGCAGGAACTCCTTACATGACTAGTAGAGAGGCTCTCAGAAGAACGGATCTTCCGGATCGACTTCTTGTGATCGGCGGAGGATATATAGGTTTAGAGCTCGGCTTTGCGTATTCTGCATTCGGTTCTAAGACAACTTTTCTAGTTCGGAACAGAATGATCTCTCATGAAGATAAGGATATCATAGACGGTTTTGAAAAGGCGTTCAGCAAGAAAGAAGATGTAAGACTCGGAACGAATGTTAAGAAAGTAGAATATAAGAAAGGAATCTTTCATCTAGAATGCGAGGATGCGAACGGAGCCTTTTCAATCGAAGGAGATGCACTTTTGGTTGCTACTGGGATCAAGCCGAATACGGATTGGCTGGACCTGCAAAACACGAGTATACAAACCAACGAAAAGGGATATATCAAAACAAACGAATATTTAGAGACAACCTCTCCGGGAGTGTATGCGTTCGGAGATATTATTGGTAAGTATTTCTTTCGCCATTCCGTGAATTTCGAAGGTGAGTTTCTATTTCAGTCCTTATACGTAGACAAGGAAAGAAAGCAGGTCGATTATCCTCCTGTTCCCCATGCGGTATTCACTCACCCTCAAGTGGCAGCCGTCGGAAAAACGGAACAGCAATTGATCAAAGAAGGAATCGAGTATATCTCCGCAATCAATCCTTACTCAAGCAGTGCCACCGGAATGGCCAGGCTTTCCGAAGATCAATTCGTAAAGATCCTAGTCAGCCCTAAGACCAGAAAGATACTGGGAGCCCATATCATAGGAGATGAAGCTTCCAATTTAATTCATCTTTTCGTACTCCTAATGACCATGGATGGGACTTTAGAGGACTTGCTTAGGATGATTTATGTTCATCCGGCATTGCCAGAAATCGCAAGAAATGCGGCAAGAAAGGCAAGGGAAATATTAAGCGTCTAATATCCTAAGAAGCCAAAGGATTGCCGAAAACAGCAAGGCTTCAAAATGTATTCTTGGAGCCGTTTTTTCGGGGATGAATAAAGCATTAGAGATAAAAAATTTA from Leptospira semungkisensis encodes the following:
- a CDS encoding dihydrolipoyl dehydrogenase, with product MKKYDILVIGSGGGTKLVTPPSKLGYKVAILEKDRLGGTCLNRGCIPSKMIIYPAEILALAKDASRFQLDIPGPRKVDFKTLIERVSATVDADSDSIIPAYEKNPNIDYYPYEGRFVENKVVRVNGELLTADRIFIAAGCRPSIPDIPGLAGTPYMTSREALRRTDLPDRLLVIGGGYIGLELGFAYSAFGSKTTFLVRNRMISHEDKDIIDGFEKAFSKKEDVRLGTNVKKVEYKKGIFHLECEDANGAFSIEGDALLVATGIKPNTDWLDLQNTSIQTNEKGYIKTNEYLETTSPGVYAFGDIIGKYFFRHSVNFEGEFLFQSLYVDKERKQVDYPPVPHAVFTHPQVAAVGKTEQQLIKEGIEYISAINPYSSSATGMARLSEDQFVKILVSPKTRKILGAHIIGDEASNLIHLFVLLMTMDGTLEDLLRMIYVHPALPEIARNAARKAREILSV